The genome window TTTCCTCGGCCCCCCGTATGCACCTGTGCTTTTAAAACCCCCTTGCCACCTAATTGGGCGACCTTCTCGCGCACCTCCTCCGGCTTAAAGGCTACACCGGCGTTACGCGGAATAGGAACCCCGAAGCGGGCTAAAACCTCCTTCGCTTGATACTCATGTATCTTCACTTCACCACTTCCCTTCTATTGAAAAACTAGACGCCGCCCGTCCGGCGCGAAATCAGACGCATGTCTATTAACACGAAACAGTAGTAGAGCAACGCCAACAACGCTACTCCTAGCAATCCCACGGTTATCCCACGGGAATGGGGCACTAGCCATAGGAGAATAGCCAGCAGAATGGCATCTATCACGAAATAGATAAGCCCCCTGATAGTCTCTCCGTAGTAGCAATGCCCAAGTCCGGGCAGCAGCGCCGAGAGCAACAGCCCCACGAAGGGATGTTTCTCCACGTCCTCGGTGATCACCGCGCCCCAATCTTGCTGCTTTACCAAAAGATCGCCAAACTTTTTCTCCGCTGAAGCGCGCCTCGGATCGGCCAGCGTGGCACGATAGTAGGCCGCCATCGCCTCGTCCACGCGACCTAGCCCCTGGAGAATATCGCCTAACAGCTCCAAACCCAAAGCATCTTTTGGGTTTTTAGACAACGCCTCTCGGCATTTGGCCTCGGCCTCCCGATAACGTTCCCGGCGACGTAAAAGCTCGGCTTCACGCTGAAGGCGTTCAGCCTCATACTTCTCTTGTAAAGTCGCCTCACGAAAGTCGGGCAAACCTAAATCTATCTTCTTGACCGCCTCCGCCTGAGCCTCGATCTTGCGCGCAATAAGCTCGCTTAACGAGACTTCAGCTCCCGATCCTCTCGTCGTTTGGCTAGCCCCGGTAGGCGACGACCCGTCGTTGCCAGGTCCGCCCGCTACCAGAAGCTTTTTGGCCTGCTCCGGTGTAATGCCCTGCTGTATCAGCTCTTGAGCTACCTCTAAAACCCGCTCATCCATTGGCGGCGAAGCCTTTATCTCCGGCCCGTGCAAGGGCGACATCGCCTGAGTCCGCTCAGTACTACTCGACGGTGTCTTGGTGTCGTGTTCTTCGTTGGGACTCATGTTGCCCCTCCAATAATCTCTCTATGGAGATACGTGGCGCTGCCGACCAGAACGACTCGATGTCGTAAAAAGCTCGCTGCTCAGCTGCCATAATATGCGCTACAACATCTCCATAATCCAGTAATATCCAAGTAGCCTCCTGATATCCCTCGACGCGCAACTTGCGCAGACCACGCTCCTCCATCTTCTCTTCTACTTTATCAGCAATGGCCCGAATTTGGATCGATGACTTTCCAGTGCAGATAAAAAAATAGTCTGCAATAATCGTTAGATCGCGCAGATCGAGGGCTACCATCT of Chthonomonas calidirosea T49 contains these proteins:
- the rsfS gene encoding ribosome silencing factor, whose product is MKKTGVITAEEKLRVIASAADSVKAEEMVALDLRDLTIIADYFFICTGKSSIQIRAIADKVEEKMEERGLRKLRVEGYQEATWILLDYGDVVAHIMAAEQRAFYDIESFWSAAPRISIERLLEGQHESQRRTRHQDTVE
- a CDS encoding tetratricopeptide repeat protein, producing the protein MSPNEEHDTKTPSSSTERTQAMSPLHGPEIKASPPMDERVLEVAQELIQQGITPEQAKKLLVAGGPGNDGSSPTGASQTTRGSGAEVSLSELIARKIEAQAEAVKKIDLGLPDFREATLQEKYEAERLQREAELLRRRERYREAEAKCREALSKNPKDALGLELLGDILQGLGRVDEAMAAYYRATLADPRRASAEKKFGDLLVKQQDWGAVITEDVEKHPFVGLLLSALLPGLGHCYYGETIRGLIYFVIDAILLAILLWLVPHSRGITVGLLGVALLALLYYCFVLIDMRLISRRTGGV